The Andrena cerasifolii isolate SP2316 chromosome 15, iyAndCera1_principal, whole genome shotgun sequence genome includes a window with the following:
- the LOC143377304 gene encoding putative sodium-dependent multivitamin transporter — MAQIGILQWEDYIVIVATLCISVGIGIYYRFSGGRQKTTEEYFNASRSMSIVPVGVALVVSFMSAITLLGVSAENYTYGTQFVVINVSYLIGTPIVCYGFLPVFFKLQATSAYEYLEKRFGVRARMMASFVYWIQLLLYSGVVLYAPALALEATTGISKTASIIIIGLVCAFYSSIGGMKAVLITDVFQGLLMFIAVFVIIGIAANETGGLGKIWEIAEAGNRIQFDSISTDPTVRHTWWSLIIGGMCTFLSLYGVNQVQVQRLLTVRDIKAAQKALWLAWPILMILSMTTCFSGLAIYSKYYNCDPFTQNRISSSDMLMPLYVMETMSDKPGLPGLFIAGIFSAGLSTISAALNSLAAVTLEDYLKPVYKKCCNSEFSAATSATLAKLLAFVFGIISIALAFLAQLLGGVLQVSLTIFGVVGGPLLGLFTLGMITESATEVGSVTGATASLAFLFWIAFGQPRPSPPILPVPDVCDANMTLPTLHEITHRPQDRDDSSYFYLYRISYMWYGPLGFVLTFIIGLSLSYCWKLLFKEPKVELDPNLFFPIIGSRIRRRHRNILETNETDTPKDQRKYMFTINLSNDAESTNGGSSTKL, encoded by the exons ATGGCACAAATTGGAATACTACAATGGGAGGATTACATAGTCATAGTCGCTACGCTATGCATAAGCGTGGGCATTGGTATTTATTACCGCTTCAGCGGTGGACGTCAGAAGACCACAGAG GAATATTTCAACGCCAGCAGATCGATGAGCATCGTACCCGTGGGAGTGGCGCTCGTAGTTTCGTTTATGTCTGCGATCACTTTGCTAGGCGTCTCCGCAGAAAACTACACATACGGAACGCAATTTGTAGTAATTAACGTCTCCTACCTCATAGGAACTCCGATTGTTTGCTACGGATTCCTACCAGTGTTCTTTAAACTCCAGGCGACAAGCGCTTACGAG TACTTGGAGAAGCGTTTCGGCGTGCGAGCCAGGATGATGGCTAGTTTTGTGTACTGGATTCAGCTGCTTCTGTACTCGGGTGTTGTACTTTACGCGCCTGCTCTAGCGTTGGAAGCGACGACGGGGATTTCTAAAACTGCCAGTATCATTATCATCGGCCTGGTCTGCGCTTTTTATTCGAGCATAGGAGGCATGAAAGCTGTTCTCATAACAGACGTGTTTCAAGGGTTACTGATGTTCATCGCCGTCTTCGTTATTATCGGCATAGCTGCCAACGAGACCGGGGGATTGGGGAAAATCTGGGAGATAGCGGAAGCTGGGAACAGAATTCAATTCGATAG TATTTCCACAGACCCTACTGTTCGACACACTTGGTGGTCGCTGATTATTGGCGGTATGTGCACATTTCTGTCGCTGTACGGAGTGAATCAAGTCCAAGTGCAGCGTTTGCTGACCGTAAG GGATATAAAGGCGGCGCAGAAAGCACTCTGGCTAGCCTGGCCAATCTTAATGATACTTTCAATGACTACGTGTTTCTCGGGACTAGCAATATACAGCAAATATTATAACTGCGATCCATTCACTCAGAACCGGATATCGTCATCCGATATGCTGATGCCATTATATGTTATGGAGACTATGTCCGATAAACCCGGCCTGCCCGGTCTTTTCATAGCAG GTATCTTTAGCGCTGGGCTCAGCACAATTTCAGCAGCTTTAAATTCCTTAGCAGCAGTAACGTTGGAGGATTATTTGAAACCCGTgtacaaaaaatgttgcaacagCGAGTTCTCTGCTGCAACCTCGGCGACTCTGGCCAAATTGCTTGCTTTCGTATTTGGAATTATTTCCATAGCTCTGGCGTTCTTGGCTCAACTGTTGGGTGGTGTTTTGCAG GTCAGCTTGACAATATTCGGCGTAGTGGGTGGCCCGCTTCTGGGCCTTTTCACCCTCGGCATGATCACTGAATCAGCGACAGAGGTTGGATCTGTGACtggcgctaccgcgtctctagcgTTTTTATTCTGGATTGCTTTCGGACAACCCAGACCAAGCCCACCGATATTGCCAGTGCCTGATGTTTGCGATGCGAACATGACTCTTCCCACGTTGCACGAGATCACTCATCGTCCGCA GGATAGAGACGATTCATCCTATTTCTACTTGTACCGGATCTCATACATGTGGTACGGTCCGCTTGGATTTGTGCTGACGTTTATCATAGGGCTGTCGTTAAGTTATTGTTGGAAGCTTCTGTTCAAGGAGCCGAAAGTTGAGCTGGATCCCAACTTATTCTTTCCTATAATAGGAAGCCGTATACGCCGCAGGCATCGGAATATATTAGAGACAAACGAGACCGATACACCGAAGGACCAGAGGAAGTACATGTTCACGATTAACTTGTCCAATGATGCGGAGAGCACGAACGGAGGTTCTAGCACCAAATTGTAA
- the LOC143377303 gene encoding sodium-coupled monocarboxylate transporter 1, translating to MRSRLFVLFFFLAVSSAEQRPLESVYEACMEEHPVLLHYFSWADYMVLAVMLVISCLIGTFYGFFSKKQETSQDFLLGGSSMGTFPMAMSLAASFITAIELLGNPAEMYEQGTQFWMTCLAFIFVVPITSHLYLPVFMKLRLTSSYEYLNLRFNRHCRLLASGLYMMQMILYTSVAVYAPALALSRVTGLNTYIAVTLVYVVCIFYASQGGMKAVIMTDTFQAAVLLGSLFLIVGYGFSYEGGISRVWETNQNSGRMEFFNVGPNPTIRHSLWSVVIGGTVYWTTMFCSNQASVQKYLSVETIGQVRTALWVSAFGMIIIYTVNFLTGMVLYSTYKDCDPLLAGHISGQDQLLPLYVMNFMGSLKGVPGFFVAGIFAASLGTVASALNSLAAITCEDIFQGLFKIDLPAKKGAVYARWISIFFGALSFALVFVVERLGSVLQVALSFNGMVGGVTLGLFSLGMFVPWANAKGAISGAITSLTIVLWIGLGAQVAVLRGHIHLDTKPVSIDACPCINSTTAAIGSHPTDDDDEASSVYRISYLWYSVIGCILTMLIGVAVSYVTGFQNPADLDQDLLSPPIASLFRMQTKPHANNVQGITNFGLELDDEKSPVENSKSPK from the exons ATGCGGTCCCGTCTCTTCgtgctcttcttcttcctggcCGTTTCCTCGGCGGAGCAGCGGCCGCTCGAAAGCGTATACGAAGCATGCATGGAGGAGCATCCGGTCCTGCTGCATTACTTCTCCTGGGCTGACTACATGGTGCTCGCTGTCATGTTGGTGATCTCGTGCCTGATAGGCACCTTCTACGGTTTCTTCTCGAAGAAGCAGGAAACCAGCCAGGACTTCCTACTCGGTGGTTCAAGCATGGGGACATTCCCCATGGCGATGTCTCTAGCTGCCAGCTTCATCACAGCCATCGAGCTTCTGGGAAACCCTGCAGAGATGTACGAACAG GGAACGCAATTCTGGATGACCTGCCTGGCGTTCATCTTCGTTGTACCAATTACCTCGCATCTGTACCTGCCGGTTTTCATGAAACTGAGGCTGACCTCGAGCTACGAGTATCTGAACCTTCGCTTCAACCGCCACTGCAGACTCCTCGCAAGCGGTCTGTACATGATGCAGATGATCCTGTACACTTCTGTAGCCGTATACGCGCCAGCGCTAGCTTTAAGTCGTG TCACAGGCTTGAATACCTACATAGCCGTCACACTAGTCTACGTGGTCTGCATTTTCTACGCCTCGCAG GGTGGAATGAAGGCTGTCATAATGACGGACACGTTCCAAGCAGCGGTGCTCCTTGGGTCCCTGTTCCTGATCGTTGGCTACGGATTCTCCTACGAGGGTGGAATCTCCAGAGTCTGGGAGACAAATCAGAACTCCGGGAGAATGGAGTTCTTCAATGTGGGGCCCAATCCAACGATCAGGCACAGCCTCTGGAGCGTCGTGATCGGTGGCACTGTCTACTGGACCACCATGTTCTGCAGCAATCAGGCGTCCGTCCAAAAGTACCTCAGCGTGGAGACCATTGGTCAAGTTAGAAC GGCGTTATGGGTGTCAGCTTTCGGCATGATCATCATCTACACCGTGAACTTCCTGACTGGCATGGTGCTCTACAGCACTTACAAAGACTGTGATCCTCTGCTGGCTGGCCACATCAGTGGCCAGGACCAGCTTCTACCGCTGTACGTGATGAACTTCATGGGCAGCCTCAAGGGTGTGCCTGGTTTCTTCGTCGCTGGAATCTTCGCCGCCTCTTTGGG AACCGTGGCGAGTGCTCTGAATTCTCTAGCAGCCATCACGTGCGAGGATATTTTCCAAGGGCTCTTCAAGATAGACCTGCCTGCCAAGAAGGGCGCAGTTTATGCTAGGTGGATCAGCATCTTCTTCGGGGCCCTCAGTTTCGCTTTAGTCTTCGTCGTGGAACGTCTGGGTAGCGTTCTTCAG GTTGCTTTGTCGTTCAATGGCATGGTTGGAGGAGTCACCCTGGGATTATTCTCTCTAGGGATGTTCGTACCATGGGCCAATGCTAAAGGAGCGATCTCAGGCGCCATAACTAGTCTGACGATCGTCTTATGGATCGGCCTGGGCGCTCAAGTGGCTGTTCTCAGGGGCCACATCCATTTGGACACTAAGCCTGTGTCGATTGATGCTTGCCCCTGCATCAACAGCACCACAGCTGCCATTGGGAGCCATCCAACTGACGATGACGACGAAGCTTCTTCAGTATACAGA ATCAGCTACCTGTGGTACAGCGTAATCGGCTGCATCCTGACAATGCTGATAGGAGTAGCGGTGAGCTACGTCACAGGCTTCCAGAATCCAGCCGACCTCGACCAGGATCTTCTGAGCCCTCCTATAGCCTCTCTGTTCCGTATGCAGACCAAGCCGCACGCCAACAACGTCCAGGGGATCACCAACTTCGGCTTGGAGCTGGACGACGAGAAGTCGCCGGTGGAGAACAGCAAGAGCCCGAAATGA
- the Myd gene encoding stromal cell derived factor mayday — translation MYLSHFITCNSQLRCFRFLRWTILVPLVIYLSLLFVKYNRNVPLKSLAASSTEGDNEGAMIEGLFVELEAVTANKRDLERYRGVGIDRRDEQSIREAEEAENQENPRTLLEDIFQRADADQDQLLDIQELAKWIHTKITEHISRAMRENVGLFTAIDNNPRNGEVSWEEYHAYFLRSHGFPESYVSSHDKKHGDMSRTLKESIMRDRARWAEAARNDPERLALDEFLAFTHPESSHRALLQMVEDLFEKFDRDGDEQLTENEFSDLPSEGMGLDLTEDKHETVGGSEDRRKEFKHLIDKNKNGKADRTELLMYIDPRNPRHAIQEAQHLINLSDTNFDGKLNLSEILSKMDLFLGSKMVDTEGSFHDEF, via the exons ATGTATCTCTCTCATTTC ATCACCTGCAACTCCCAGCTGAGGTGCTTCCGGTTCCTCCGCTGGACCATCCTGGTGCCCCTCGTCATCTACCTGTCCCTCCTCTTCGTCAAGTACAACAGGAACGTGCCCCTGAAGAGCCTGGCGGCCTCGTCGACGGAGGGCGACAACGAGGGGGCCATGATCGAGGGTCTGTTCGTCGAGCTGGAGGCAGTAACCGCCAACAAAAGGGATCTGGAGAGGTACAGAGGCGTGGGGATTGATCGCAGGGACGAGCAGAGTATCAGGGAGGCGGAGGAGGCCGAGAACCAGGAGAACCCGAGGACGCTCCTCGAGGATATATTCCAGAGGGCGGACGCTGACCAGGATCAGCTGCTGGACATACAGGAGCTGGCCAAGTGGATCCACACGAAGATCACCGAGCACATCAGCCGGGCCATGAGGGAGAACGTGGGACTGTTCACGGCGATTGATAACAATCCACGAAATG GAGAAGTGTCGTGGGAAGAGTACCACGCGTACTTTCTCAGGTCCCACGGCTTTCCAGAGAGCTATGTGAGCTCGCACGACAAGAAGCACGGTGATATGTCGCGGACGTTGAAGGAGAGCATCATGAGGGATAGAGCCAGATGGGCGGAAGCGGCCCGAAACGACCCAGAAAGGCTGGCACTCGACGAGTTCCTAGCTTTCACTCACCCCGAGAGCAGTCACAGGGCTCTCCTTCAAATGGTAGAGGATTTGTTCGAGAAATTCG ATCGCGACGGAGACGAGCAGCTGACGGAAAACGAGTTCTCTGACTTGCCCTCCGAAGGGATGGGTCTGGACTTGACGGAGGACAAGCACGAAACCGTGGGTGGGAGCGAAGACCGGAGGAAGGAGTTCAAACATCTCATAGACAAGAATAAAAATGGGAAAGCTGACAGGACAGAGCTTCTG ATGTACATAGATCCAAGGAACCCTAGGCATGCGATTCAAGAAGCGCAGCATCTGATAAACCTATCGGACACCAACTTCGATGGGAAGTTAAATCTGTCGGAGATCCTCAGCAAAATGGACCTGTTCTTGGGCAGCAAGATGGTGGACACCGAAGGAAGTTTCCACGATGAGTTTTAA